A section of the Oryzias melastigma strain HK-1 linkage group LG14, ASM292280v2, whole genome shotgun sequence genome encodes:
- the txndc15 gene encoding thioredoxin domain-containing protein 15 — MVGTSSKFHLTFVLLFIVLSVVFFEFSSVNAEDNEDSPELILPDGISDSENSPKFVESDDQSSVLKRQFKTAEIADAVLGTDTPIDPSDIESLYPKNVKDFQTGFSPPCDEKGDHCGSSDLMTGSPSVEEEEEPQQVTLEMVHSNITPSEEHNVTEAAKTYKVNCDKRNMTGLQTFTVQVLNASQDLMEFLNANSTECSVVLFYTAWCQFSANLAPHFNALPRVFPGIHFLALDASQHSSLSTRFGTVAVPNILLFQGAKPMARFNHTDRTLETLTSFITNQTGFEASPDRNVTEEDLEGPLHSVPVRSIDWLLVFSILFITGFSVYAILRADSIRWLIPGQEHEHQE; from the exons atgGTGGGGACTTCGAGCAAATTTCATCTAACGTTTGTGCTATTATTTATTGTActtagtgttgtttttttcgaGTTTTCGTCGGTGAACGCAGAAG ACAATGAGGACTCGCCTGAGCTCATTTTGCCGGATGGAATCTCTGACTCCGAGAACAGTCCCAAGTTTGTGGAGTCAGATGACCAGAGCTCTGTCCTGAAGAGGCAGTTCAAGACAGCTGAGATTGCAGATGCTGTCCTGGGCACCGATACTCCAATTGATCCGTCTGATATTGAATCTTTATATCCCAAGAATGTGAAAGACTTTCAGACTGGCTTCTCGCCTCCGTGTGATGAGAAAGGTGATCATTGCGGTTCCTCGGACCTGATGACTGGTTCACCAtctgtggaggaggaagaggagcctCAGCAG GTCACTCTTGAAATGGTCCATTCAAATATTACACCATCTGAAGAGCACAACGTCACTGAAGCTGCTAAGACGTACAAAGTGAACTGTGATAAGAGGAACATGACAGGACTGCAGACTTTCACTGTGCAGGTCCTCAATGCTTCACAG GACCTGATGGAGTTCCTTAATGCTAACAGCACAGAGTGTTCTGTGGTGCTGTTCTACACAGCCTGGTGCCAGTTCTCCGCCAACTTGGCTCCTCATTTCAACGCTCTTCCTCGAGTTTTTCCTGGTATTCATTTCCTGGCTTTAGATGCGTCACAGCACAGCAG CCTCTCCACAAGGTTTGGAACGGTAGCGGTTCCTAACATCCTGTTATTTCAAGGCGCCAAACCCATGGCTCGCTTTAACCACACAGACAGAACGCTGGAGACGCTGACGTCGTTCATCACCAACCAGACAG GGTTTGAAGCAAGTCCTGACAGAAACGTGACAGAAGAGGACCTGGAAGGCCCCCTACACAGCGTCCCTGTGAGGAGCATCGACTGGCTGCTGGTCTTCTCCATCCTCTTCATCACTGGATTCTCCGTTTATGCCATCCTGCGAGCAGACAGCATCCGCTGGCTTATACCTGGACAAGAGCACGAGCACCAGGAGTGA